The following are from one region of the Salvelinus alpinus chromosome 16, SLU_Salpinus.1, whole genome shotgun sequence genome:
- the LOC139540981 gene encoding elongation factor 2b-like isoform X1 has protein sequence MVNFTVDQIRAIMDKKSNIRNMSVIAHVDHGKSTLTDSLVSKAGIIAGSRAGETRFTDTRKDEQERCITIKSTAISMYYELSENDMAFIKQCKDGVGFLINLIDSPGHVDFSSEVTAALRVTDGALVVVDCVSGVCVQTETVLRQAIAERIKPVLMMNKMDRALLELQLEPEDLFQTFQRIVENVNVIIATYGEDEGGPMGSIMIDPVIGTVGFGSGLHGWAFTLKQFAEMYVMKFAKGDAQLGPAERCKKVEDMMKKLWGERFFDPATGKFSKSATGPDGKKLPRTFSQLVLDPIFKVFDAIMNFKKEETAKLIEKLDIKLDNEDKEKEGKPLLKAVMRRWLPAGEALLQMITIHLPSPVTAQKYRCELLYEGPGDDEAAMGIKNCDPKAPLMMYISKMVPTTDKGRFYAFGRVFSGCVSSGQKVRIMGPNFTPGKKEDLYLKPIQRTILMMGRYIEPIEDVPCGNIVGLVGVDQYLVKTGTITTFEQAHNMRVMKFSVSPVVRVAVEAKNPADLPKLVEGLKRLAKSDPMVQCIIEESGEHIIAGAGELHLEICLKDLEEDHACIPLKKSDPVVSYRETVSEESNQMCLSKSPNKHNRLYMKARPFPDGLAEDIEKGDVSARQELKIRARFLADKYEWDVSEARKIWCFGPDGTGPNLLMDVTKGVQYLNEIKDSVVAGFQWAVKEGALCEENMRAVRFDVHDVTLHTDAIHRGGGQIIPTARRVLYACQLTAQPRLMEPVYLVEIQCPEQVVGGIYGVLNRKRGHVFEESQVMGTPMFIVKAYLPVNESFGFTADLRSNTGGQAFPQCVFDHWQILQGDPQDSTTKISQIVADTRKRKGLKEGIPALDNYLDKL, from the exons GTGAACTTTACCGTAGACCAAATCCGTGCCATCATGGACAAGAAGTCCAACATCCGTAACATGTCTGTGATTGCGCACGTCGACCATGGTAAGTCCACCCTGACAGACTCGCTGGTGTCGAAGGCTGGTATCATCGCAGGTTCCCGCGCCGGAGAGACCCGCTTCACCGACACACGAAAAGACGAGCAGGAGCGCTGCATTACCATCAAGTCAAC CGCCATCTCAATGTACTACGAGCTCTCGGAGAACGACATGGCCTTCATCAAGCAGTGCAAAGATGGTGTTGGGTTTCTCATCAACCTGATTGACTCTCCAGGCCACGTTGACTTCTCTTCTGAGGTCACAGCCGCTCTCCGTGTTACTGACGGGGCCCTGGTTGTTGTGGACTGCGTGTCAG gtgtgtgtgtgcagaccgAGACTGTGCTCAGGCAGGCCATTGCAGAGCGTATCAAGCCTGTGCTGATGATGAACAAGATGGACCGGGCCCTGCTGGAGCTGCAGCTGGAGCCAGAGGATCTGTTCCAGACCTTCCAGCGCATCGTGGAGAATGTCAACGTCATCATCGCCACCTACGGAGAGGATGAGGGTGGTCCCATGGGCTCCATCATG ATTGACCCAGTCATTGGAACTGTTGGCTTTGGGTCCGGACTTCACGGATGGGCCTTCACCCTGAAGCAGTTTGCTGAGATGTACGTGATGAAGTTTGCCAAGGGTGATGCCCAACTAGGACCAGCAGAGCGCTGCAAGAAGGTGGAGGACATGATGAAGAAGCTGTGGGGTGAAAG GTTTTTTGACCCTGCCACTGGCAAGTTCAGCAAGTCGGCCACCGGACCTGATGGAAAGAAGCTCCCGCGTACCTTTTCTCAGCTCGTGCTGGACCCCATCTTCAAG GTGTTCGATGCCATCATGAACTTCAAGAAAGAGGAGACGGCCAAGCTGATTGAGAAGCTGGACATCAAGCTGGACAATGAGGACAAAGAGAAGGAGGGCAAGCCCCTGCTGAAGGCTGTGATGCGTCGCTGGCTGCCAGCCGGAGAGGCCCTGCTCCAGATGATCACCATCCACCTGCCCTCCCCCGTCACGGCCCAGAAGTACCGCTGTGAGCTGCTCTATGAAGGACCTGGTGACGATGAAGCTGCCATGG GTATCAAGAACTGTGACCCCAAGGCTCCTTTGATGATGTACATCTCCAAGATGGTGCCCACCACCGACAAGGGTCGCTTCTACGCCTTCGGCCGTGTCTTCTCCGGCTGCGTGTCCTCTGGCCAGAAGGTGCGCATTATGGGACCGAACTTCACCCCTGGAAAGAAGGAGGACCTCTACCTCAAACCAATTCAGAG GACCATTCTGATGATGGGACGTTACATTGAGCCTATCGAGGACGTGCCATGCGGGAACATTGTTGGTCTGGTTGGAGTGGACCAGTACCTGGTGAAGACCGGGACCATCACTACCTTCGAGCAGGCCCATAACATGAGGGTGATGAAGTTCAGCGTCAGCCCTGTGGTGAGAGTGGCTGTCGAGGCCAAGAACCCTGCTGACCTGCCCAAGCTGGTGGAGGGCCTGAAGCGTCTGGCCAAGTCTGACCCTATGGTGCAGTGTATCATCGAGGAGTCTGGAGAGCACATCATCGCTGGAGCTGGCGAGCTGCATCTGGAGATCtgcctgaaggatctggaggagGACCATGCCTGCATTCCACTGAAG aaATCAGACCCGGTGGTTTCCTACAGGGAGACTGTGTCCGAGGAGTCTAACCAGATGTGCCTATCCAAGTCCCCAAACAAACACAACCGCCTGTACATGAAGGCCCGTCCCTTCCCCGACGGCCTGGCTGAGGACATCGAGAAGGGCGACGTCAGCGCCAGACAGGAGCTGAAGATCCGTGCCCGTTTCCTGGCCGACAAGTACGAGTGGGATGTGTCTGAGGCCCGTAAGATCTGGTGCTTCGGCCCTGATGGTACCGGCCCCAACCTGCTGATGGACGTGACCAAGGGAGTCCAGTACCTGAACGAGATCAAGGACAGCGTGGTGGCCGGCTTCCAGTGGGCCGTCAAGGAG GGTGCCCTGTGTGAAGAAAACATGCGTGCTGTCCGCTTTGACGTCCACGACGTGACCCTACACACAGATGCTATCCACCGTGGTGGTGGTCAGATCATTCCCACAGCCCGCCGAGTGCTGTATGCCTGCCAGCTTACAGCCCAGCCAAGACTCATGGAGCCTGTCTACCTGGTGGAGATTCAG TGTCCTGAGCAGGTGGTAGGAGGCATCTACGGTGTGTTGAACCGGAAGCGCGGTCACGTGTTCGAGGAGTCCCAGGTCATGGGGACCCCCATGTTCATCGTCAAGGCTTACCTACCTGTCAATGAGTCTTTCG GTTTCACAGCTGACCTGCGTTCCAACACTGGTGGCCAGGCCTTCCCCCAGTGTGTGTTTGACCACTGGCAGATCCTCCAGGGAGATCCCCAGGACTCTACCACCAAAATCTCTCAGATTGTGGCTGACACCCGTAAACGTAAGGGGCTCAAGGAGGGCATTCCTGCATTGGACAACTACCTGGACAAATTGTAA
- the LOC139540981 gene encoding elongation factor 2b-like isoform X2 translates to MMNKMDRALLELQLEPEDLFQTFQRIVENVNVIIATYGEDEGGPMGSIMIDPVIGTVGFGSGLHGWAFTLKQFAEMYVMKFAKGDAQLGPAERCKKVEDMMKKLWGERFFDPATGKFSKSATGPDGKKLPRTFSQLVLDPIFKVFDAIMNFKKEETAKLIEKLDIKLDNEDKEKEGKPLLKAVMRRWLPAGEALLQMITIHLPSPVTAQKYRCELLYEGPGDDEAAMGIKNCDPKAPLMMYISKMVPTTDKGRFYAFGRVFSGCVSSGQKVRIMGPNFTPGKKEDLYLKPIQRTILMMGRYIEPIEDVPCGNIVGLVGVDQYLVKTGTITTFEQAHNMRVMKFSVSPVVRVAVEAKNPADLPKLVEGLKRLAKSDPMVQCIIEESGEHIIAGAGELHLEICLKDLEEDHACIPLKKSDPVVSYRETVSEESNQMCLSKSPNKHNRLYMKARPFPDGLAEDIEKGDVSARQELKIRARFLADKYEWDVSEARKIWCFGPDGTGPNLLMDVTKGVQYLNEIKDSVVAGFQWAVKEGALCEENMRAVRFDVHDVTLHTDAIHRGGGQIIPTARRVLYACQLTAQPRLMEPVYLVEIQCPEQVVGGIYGVLNRKRGHVFEESQVMGTPMFIVKAYLPVNESFGFTADLRSNTGGQAFPQCVFDHWQILQGDPQDSTTKISQIVADTRKRKGLKEGIPALDNYLDKL, encoded by the exons ATGATGAACAAGATGGACCGGGCCCTGCTGGAGCTGCAGCTGGAGCCAGAGGATCTGTTCCAGACCTTCCAGCGCATCGTGGAGAATGTCAACGTCATCATCGCCACCTACGGAGAGGATGAGGGTGGTCCCATGGGCTCCATCATG ATTGACCCAGTCATTGGAACTGTTGGCTTTGGGTCCGGACTTCACGGATGGGCCTTCACCCTGAAGCAGTTTGCTGAGATGTACGTGATGAAGTTTGCCAAGGGTGATGCCCAACTAGGACCAGCAGAGCGCTGCAAGAAGGTGGAGGACATGATGAAGAAGCTGTGGGGTGAAAG GTTTTTTGACCCTGCCACTGGCAAGTTCAGCAAGTCGGCCACCGGACCTGATGGAAAGAAGCTCCCGCGTACCTTTTCTCAGCTCGTGCTGGACCCCATCTTCAAG GTGTTCGATGCCATCATGAACTTCAAGAAAGAGGAGACGGCCAAGCTGATTGAGAAGCTGGACATCAAGCTGGACAATGAGGACAAAGAGAAGGAGGGCAAGCCCCTGCTGAAGGCTGTGATGCGTCGCTGGCTGCCAGCCGGAGAGGCCCTGCTCCAGATGATCACCATCCACCTGCCCTCCCCCGTCACGGCCCAGAAGTACCGCTGTGAGCTGCTCTATGAAGGACCTGGTGACGATGAAGCTGCCATGG GTATCAAGAACTGTGACCCCAAGGCTCCTTTGATGATGTACATCTCCAAGATGGTGCCCACCACCGACAAGGGTCGCTTCTACGCCTTCGGCCGTGTCTTCTCCGGCTGCGTGTCCTCTGGCCAGAAGGTGCGCATTATGGGACCGAACTTCACCCCTGGAAAGAAGGAGGACCTCTACCTCAAACCAATTCAGAG GACCATTCTGATGATGGGACGTTACATTGAGCCTATCGAGGACGTGCCATGCGGGAACATTGTTGGTCTGGTTGGAGTGGACCAGTACCTGGTGAAGACCGGGACCATCACTACCTTCGAGCAGGCCCATAACATGAGGGTGATGAAGTTCAGCGTCAGCCCTGTGGTGAGAGTGGCTGTCGAGGCCAAGAACCCTGCTGACCTGCCCAAGCTGGTGGAGGGCCTGAAGCGTCTGGCCAAGTCTGACCCTATGGTGCAGTGTATCATCGAGGAGTCTGGAGAGCACATCATCGCTGGAGCTGGCGAGCTGCATCTGGAGATCtgcctgaaggatctggaggagGACCATGCCTGCATTCCACTGAAG aaATCAGACCCGGTGGTTTCCTACAGGGAGACTGTGTCCGAGGAGTCTAACCAGATGTGCCTATCCAAGTCCCCAAACAAACACAACCGCCTGTACATGAAGGCCCGTCCCTTCCCCGACGGCCTGGCTGAGGACATCGAGAAGGGCGACGTCAGCGCCAGACAGGAGCTGAAGATCCGTGCCCGTTTCCTGGCCGACAAGTACGAGTGGGATGTGTCTGAGGCCCGTAAGATCTGGTGCTTCGGCCCTGATGGTACCGGCCCCAACCTGCTGATGGACGTGACCAAGGGAGTCCAGTACCTGAACGAGATCAAGGACAGCGTGGTGGCCGGCTTCCAGTGGGCCGTCAAGGAG GGTGCCCTGTGTGAAGAAAACATGCGTGCTGTCCGCTTTGACGTCCACGACGTGACCCTACACACAGATGCTATCCACCGTGGTGGTGGTCAGATCATTCCCACAGCCCGCCGAGTGCTGTATGCCTGCCAGCTTACAGCCCAGCCAAGACTCATGGAGCCTGTCTACCTGGTGGAGATTCAG TGTCCTGAGCAGGTGGTAGGAGGCATCTACGGTGTGTTGAACCGGAAGCGCGGTCACGTGTTCGAGGAGTCCCAGGTCATGGGGACCCCCATGTTCATCGTCAAGGCTTACCTACCTGTCAATGAGTCTTTCG GTTTCACAGCTGACCTGCGTTCCAACACTGGTGGCCAGGCCTTCCCCCAGTGTGTGTTTGACCACTGGCAGATCCTCCAGGGAGATCCCCAGGACTCTACCACCAAAATCTCTCAGATTGTGGCTGACACCCGTAAACGTAAGGGGCTCAAGGAGGGCATTCCTGCATTGGACAACTACCTGGACAAATTGTAA
- the btbd2a gene encoding BTB/POZ domain-containing protein 2a translates to MRCCACLSQQQTLQCSPSKMAAEEESNSRAPCLNFSSPGPLGNAQPSNNAHSSPATNEGSAGATGGAPRTAGHSNPQPGPDRGGGTDVRVEHSPNRQHTTPQSAGQSATAARAPTVAGGAATNMTASSVESPNIPSSLPSSPASAAVLVYREPVYNWQATKNTVKERFAFLFNNEVLSDVHFLVGKGMGVQRIPAHRFALAVGSAVFDAMFNGGMATTSTEIELPDVEPAAFLALLKFLYSDEVQIGPETVMTTLYTAKKYAVPALEAHCVEFLKKNLRADNAFMLLTQARLFDEPQLASLCLENIDKNTVDALAAEGFTDIDLDTLVAVLERDTLGVREVRLFGAAVRWAEAETQRQQYQPTPENKRKVLGKALVLIRFPLMTIEEFAAGPAQSGILSDQEVVSLFLHFTVNPKPHVEFIDRPRCCLRGKECSITRFGQVESRWGYSGTSDCIRFSVNRRIFVVGFGLYGSIHGPTDYQVNIQVIHTDSNTVLGQNDTGFSCDGSSNTFRVMFKEPVEILPSVNYIACATLKGPDSHYGTKGMRKVTHEAPATGTKTCFTFCYAAGNNNGTSVEDGQIPEVIFYT, encoded by the exons ATGCGCTGTTGTGCTTGTTTATCTCAGCAGCAAACCCTGCAGTGTTCTCCATCCAAAATGGCTGCGGAGGAGGAGAGCAATAGCAGAGCTCCATGTCTCAATTTCTCCAGTCCCGGACCGCTGGGTAATGCTCAGCCGAGTAACAACGCCCATTCCTCGCCCGCTACAAACGAGGGGTCAGCGGGTGCAACTGGAGGGGCACCACGGACAGCGGGACACTCAAACCCTCAACCAGGCCCTGACCGTGGCGGTGGCACCGATGTCAGAGTAGAGCATTCCCCGAATAGGCAACACACTACGCCACAGTCAGCGGGTCAGAGTGCCACGGCTGCCCGGGCACCGACAGTCGCAGGAGGAGCTGCGACAAACATGACAGCATCCTCCGTGGAGTCCCCGAACATTCCATCCTCACTTCCCAGTAGCCCTGCATCTGCGGCCGTATTGGTTTATCGGGAGCCAGTGTACAACTGGCAGGCCACAAAAAACACCGTGAAAGAAAGGTTTGCGTTTCTGTTCAACAACGAGGTGCTGAGTGACGTGCATTTTCTGGTGGGGAAGGGAATGGGAGTGCAGCGGATACCAGCACACAG ATTTGCCCTTGCCGTAGGAAGTGCAGTATTCGATGCCATGTTCAATGGCGGTATGGCCACCACCTCTACTGAGATCGAGCTGCCTGACGTGGAGCCGGCTGCATTCCTTGCCCTGCTCAA GTTCCTGTACTCAGATGAGGTGCAGATAGGACCCGAGACTGTGATGACCACACTGTACACAGCCAAGAAGTATGCAGTGCCGGCCCTAGAGGCCCACTGTGTGGAGTTCCTCAAGAAGAATCTACGGGCTGACAATGCCTTCATGTTGCTCactcag GCGCGGCTCTTTGACGAACCTCAGCTGGCCAGCCTCTGTCTGGAGAACATCGACAAGAACACTGTGGATGCACTCGCTGCCGAGGGCTTCACTGATATTGATCTAG acacACTGGTGGCGGTGCTGGAGAGGGACACTCTGGGGGTGCGGGAGGTACGTCTGTTTGGGGCTGCGGTGCGCTGGGCAGAGGCAGAGACCCAGAGGCAGCAGTACCAGCCCACTCCGGAGAACAAGCGCAAAGTGCTGGGCAAAGCCCTGGTCCTTATCCGCTTCCCTCTCATGACCATCGAGGAATTTGCTGCAG GTCCAGCCCAGTCTGGTATTCTTAGTGACCAGGAGGTGGTGAGCCTGTTCCTTCACTTCACGGTGAACCCCAAGCCTCACGTGGAGTTCATCGACCGGCCTCGCTGCTGCCTGCGGGGGAAGGAGTGCAGCATCACACGCTTCGGACAGGTGGAGAGCCGCTGGGGCTACAGCGGGACCAGTGACTGCATCCG GTTTTCAGTGAATCGGAGGATATTTGTGGTTGGATTTGGCCTCTATGGTTCGATACATGGTCCTACAGACTACCAAGTCAATATACAG GTCATTCACACAGACAGCAACACTGTCCTGGGTCAGAACGACACAGGCTTCAGCTGCGACGGTTCCTCCAACACATTCCGGGTCATGTTTAAGGAACCAGTGGAGATCCTGCCCAGTGTCAACTACATCGCGTGTGCCACCCTCAAG GGACCAGACTCGCACTATGGCACCAAAGGAATGCGTAAAGTGACCCACGAAGCCCCTGCCACCGGCACCAAGACCTGCTTCACCTTCTGCTATGCTGCAGGAAACAACAACGGCACTTCAGTAGAGGACGGACAGATCCCTGAGGTCATCTTCTACACATAA
- the LOC139540984 gene encoding SWI/SNF-related matrix-associated actin-dependent regulator of chromatin subfamily E member 1-related-like isoform X2, producing MFPLAYLITSLTHFTSCSDIMGGVKQEQNDGPPPRGMPSSDAAHEEPVKKRGWPKGKKRKKVLPNGPKAPVTGYVRFLNERREQIRAKYPDLPFPEITKRLGAEWSCLAPHDKQRFLDEAEREKLQYARELREYQQSEAYQITSAKIQDKKVKREESPSVIINANSSGSAALKGSDYLSNRFDVPIFTEEFLDQNKAREAELRRLRKANVEFEEQNAVLQKHIADMYSAKERLEAELGQDELRTQALHRHLLAIKHTLVSSLSTVALPGTGETPSLGTLDSYLSRLSGTLESNPHEHRALLTQLRDVLSHLDSEKL from the exons ATGTTCCCTTTGGCATATTTAATCACATCTCTGACGCATTTTACGTCATGTTCA GATATCATGGGAGGTGTGAAACAGGAGCAGAATGATGGACCACCACCAAGAGGCATGCCGTCCTCTGATGCAGCACACGAAGAG CCTGTGAAGAAGAGGGGTTGGCCAAAGGGTAAGAAGAGAAAGAAGGTTTTGCCCAACGGTCCCAAGGCACCAGTGACTGGATATGTGCGCTTTCTGAATGAACGACGAGAGCAGATCCGTGCTAAGTACCCTGACCTGCCCTTTCCAGAAATTACCAAGAGGTTGGGCGCAGAGTGGAGCTGCTTAGCACCTCATGACAAACAG CGCTTCCTGGATGAGGCGGAGCGAGAAAAGCTGCAGTATGCCCGGGAGCTGAGAGAATACCAACAGAGTGAGGCCTATCAGATCACCAGTGCCAAGATCCAGGACAAGAAGGTCAAGAGAG aggAGTCTCCATCTGTCATTATCAATGCCAACAGTTCTGGATCAGCTGCTCTGAAG GGTTCAGACTACCTGTCCAACAGATTTGATGTTCCAATATTCACAGAGGAGTTCCTGGACCAGAACAAGG CCCGGGAAGCAGAGCTTCGGCGTCTTCGCAAAGCCAATGTTGAGTTTGAGGAGCAGAACGCCGTGCTGCAGAAGCACATAGCAGACATGTACAGCGCCAAAGAGAGGCTGGAAGCTGAACTGGGGCAGGATGAGCTCCGGACGCAGGCCTTACACAGGCACCTGCTGGCCATCAAACACACCCTCGTCAGCAGTCTGTCCACCGTGGCCCTGCCAG GCACAGGTGAGACCCCCTCTCTTGGTACCCTGGACTCTTACCTGAGTCGCCTGAGTGGTACTCTGGAGAGCAACCCTCATGAGCACCGTGCCTTGCTGACTCAGCTTCGCGAtgtcctttctcacctggacag TGAGAAGCTATGA
- the LOC139540984 gene encoding SWI/SNF-related matrix-associated actin-dependent regulator of chromatin subfamily E member 1-related-like isoform X1, with the protein MFPLAYLITSLTHFTSCSDIMGGVKQEQNDGPPPRGMPSSDAAHEEHIRSLSVQPVKKRGWPKGKKRKKVLPNGPKAPVTGYVRFLNERREQIRAKYPDLPFPEITKRLGAEWSCLAPHDKQRFLDEAEREKLQYARELREYQQSEAYQITSAKIQDKKVKREESPSVIINANSSGSAALKGSDYLSNRFDVPIFTEEFLDQNKAREAELRRLRKANVEFEEQNAVLQKHIADMYSAKERLEAELGQDELRTQALHRHLLAIKHTLVSSLSTVALPGTGETPSLGTLDSYLSRLSGTLESNPHEHRALLTQLRDVLSHLDSEKL; encoded by the exons ATGTTCCCTTTGGCATATTTAATCACATCTCTGACGCATTTTACGTCATGTTCA GATATCATGGGAGGTGTGAAACAGGAGCAGAATGATGGACCACCACCAAGAGGCATGCCGTCCTCTGATGCAGCACACGAAGAG CATATCCGTTCTCTTTCTGTACAGCCTGTGAAGAAGAGGGGTTGGCCAAAGGGTAAGAAGAGAAAGAAGGTTTTGCCCAACGGTCCCAAGGCACCAGTGACTGGATATGTGCGCTTTCTGAATGAACGACGAGAGCAGATCCGTGCTAAGTACCCTGACCTGCCCTTTCCAGAAATTACCAAGAGGTTGGGCGCAGAGTGGAGCTGCTTAGCACCTCATGACAAACAG CGCTTCCTGGATGAGGCGGAGCGAGAAAAGCTGCAGTATGCCCGGGAGCTGAGAGAATACCAACAGAGTGAGGCCTATCAGATCACCAGTGCCAAGATCCAGGACAAGAAGGTCAAGAGAG aggAGTCTCCATCTGTCATTATCAATGCCAACAGTTCTGGATCAGCTGCTCTGAAG GGTTCAGACTACCTGTCCAACAGATTTGATGTTCCAATATTCACAGAGGAGTTCCTGGACCAGAACAAGG CCCGGGAAGCAGAGCTTCGGCGTCTTCGCAAAGCCAATGTTGAGTTTGAGGAGCAGAACGCCGTGCTGCAGAAGCACATAGCAGACATGTACAGCGCCAAAGAGAGGCTGGAAGCTGAACTGGGGCAGGATGAGCTCCGGACGCAGGCCTTACACAGGCACCTGCTGGCCATCAAACACACCCTCGTCAGCAGTCTGTCCACCGTGGCCCTGCCAG GCACAGGTGAGACCCCCTCTCTTGGTACCCTGGACTCTTACCTGAGTCGCCTGAGTGGTACTCTGGAGAGCAACCCTCATGAGCACCGTGCCTTGCTGACTCAGCTTCGCGAtgtcctttctcacctggacag TGAGAAGCTATGA
- the LOC139540984 gene encoding SWI/SNF-related matrix-associated actin-dependent regulator of chromatin subfamily E member 1-related-like isoform X3, whose translation MGGVKQEQNDGPPPRGMPSSDAAHEEHIRSLSVQPVKKRGWPKGKKRKKVLPNGPKAPVTGYVRFLNERREQIRAKYPDLPFPEITKRLGAEWSCLAPHDKQRFLDEAEREKLQYARELREYQQSEAYQITSAKIQDKKVKREESPSVIINANSSGSAALKGSDYLSNRFDVPIFTEEFLDQNKAREAELRRLRKANVEFEEQNAVLQKHIADMYSAKERLEAELGQDELRTQALHRHLLAIKHTLVSSLSTVALPGTGETPSLGTLDSYLSRLSGTLESNPHEHRALLTQLRDVLSHLDSEKL comes from the exons ATGGGAGGTGTGAAACAGGAGCAGAATGATGGACCACCACCAAGAGGCATGCCGTCCTCTGATGCAGCACACGAAGAG CATATCCGTTCTCTTTCTGTACAGCCTGTGAAGAAGAGGGGTTGGCCAAAGGGTAAGAAGAGAAAGAAGGTTTTGCCCAACGGTCCCAAGGCACCAGTGACTGGATATGTGCGCTTTCTGAATGAACGACGAGAGCAGATCCGTGCTAAGTACCCTGACCTGCCCTTTCCAGAAATTACCAAGAGGTTGGGCGCAGAGTGGAGCTGCTTAGCACCTCATGACAAACAG CGCTTCCTGGATGAGGCGGAGCGAGAAAAGCTGCAGTATGCCCGGGAGCTGAGAGAATACCAACAGAGTGAGGCCTATCAGATCACCAGTGCCAAGATCCAGGACAAGAAGGTCAAGAGAG aggAGTCTCCATCTGTCATTATCAATGCCAACAGTTCTGGATCAGCTGCTCTGAAG GGTTCAGACTACCTGTCCAACAGATTTGATGTTCCAATATTCACAGAGGAGTTCCTGGACCAGAACAAGG CCCGGGAAGCAGAGCTTCGGCGTCTTCGCAAAGCCAATGTTGAGTTTGAGGAGCAGAACGCCGTGCTGCAGAAGCACATAGCAGACATGTACAGCGCCAAAGAGAGGCTGGAAGCTGAACTGGGGCAGGATGAGCTCCGGACGCAGGCCTTACACAGGCACCTGCTGGCCATCAAACACACCCTCGTCAGCAGTCTGTCCACCGTGGCCCTGCCAG GCACAGGTGAGACCCCCTCTCTTGGTACCCTGGACTCTTACCTGAGTCGCCTGAGTGGTACTCTGGAGAGCAACCCTCATGAGCACCGTGCCTTGCTGACTCAGCTTCGCGAtgtcctttctcacctggacag TGAGAAGCTATGA
- the LOC139540984 gene encoding SWI/SNF-related matrix-associated actin-dependent regulator of chromatin subfamily E member 1-related-like isoform X4 produces MGGVKQEQNDGPPPRGMPSSDAAHEEPVKKRGWPKGKKRKKVLPNGPKAPVTGYVRFLNERREQIRAKYPDLPFPEITKRLGAEWSCLAPHDKQRFLDEAEREKLQYARELREYQQSEAYQITSAKIQDKKVKREESPSVIINANSSGSAALKGSDYLSNRFDVPIFTEEFLDQNKAREAELRRLRKANVEFEEQNAVLQKHIADMYSAKERLEAELGQDELRTQALHRHLLAIKHTLVSSLSTVALPGTGETPSLGTLDSYLSRLSGTLESNPHEHRALLTQLRDVLSHLDSEKL; encoded by the exons ATGGGAGGTGTGAAACAGGAGCAGAATGATGGACCACCACCAAGAGGCATGCCGTCCTCTGATGCAGCACACGAAGAG CCTGTGAAGAAGAGGGGTTGGCCAAAGGGTAAGAAGAGAAAGAAGGTTTTGCCCAACGGTCCCAAGGCACCAGTGACTGGATATGTGCGCTTTCTGAATGAACGACGAGAGCAGATCCGTGCTAAGTACCCTGACCTGCCCTTTCCAGAAATTACCAAGAGGTTGGGCGCAGAGTGGAGCTGCTTAGCACCTCATGACAAACAG CGCTTCCTGGATGAGGCGGAGCGAGAAAAGCTGCAGTATGCCCGGGAGCTGAGAGAATACCAACAGAGTGAGGCCTATCAGATCACCAGTGCCAAGATCCAGGACAAGAAGGTCAAGAGAG aggAGTCTCCATCTGTCATTATCAATGCCAACAGTTCTGGATCAGCTGCTCTGAAG GGTTCAGACTACCTGTCCAACAGATTTGATGTTCCAATATTCACAGAGGAGTTCCTGGACCAGAACAAGG CCCGGGAAGCAGAGCTTCGGCGTCTTCGCAAAGCCAATGTTGAGTTTGAGGAGCAGAACGCCGTGCTGCAGAAGCACATAGCAGACATGTACAGCGCCAAAGAGAGGCTGGAAGCTGAACTGGGGCAGGATGAGCTCCGGACGCAGGCCTTACACAGGCACCTGCTGGCCATCAAACACACCCTCGTCAGCAGTCTGTCCACCGTGGCCCTGCCAG GCACAGGTGAGACCCCCTCTCTTGGTACCCTGGACTCTTACCTGAGTCGCCTGAGTGGTACTCTGGAGAGCAACCCTCATGAGCACCGTGCCTTGCTGACTCAGCTTCGCGAtgtcctttctcacctggacag TGAGAAGCTATGA